The Calypte anna isolate BGI_N300 chromosome 2, bCalAnn1_v1.p, whole genome shotgun sequence genome includes a window with the following:
- the MIOS gene encoding GATOR complex protein MIOS, whose protein sequence is MSGSKPDILWAPHHVDRFVVCDSELSLYHIDSAVSSEPKAGSLRLSEETTATLLSINSDTPYMKCVAWYPKYDPECLLAVGQANGRVVLTSLGQDHNSKCKDLIGKEFVPKHARQCNTLAWNPLDSNWLAAGLDKHRADFSVLIWDISTKYAPETAVATEKVRLSAGEQEAGLVVTKPLYELGQNDACLSLCWLPRDQKLLLAGMHRNLAIFDLRNTSQKIFVNTKAVQGVTVDPYFHDRVASFYEGQVAIWDLRKFEKPVLTLTEQPKPLTKVAWCPTRTGLLATLTRDSNIIRLYDMQHTPTPIGDETEPTIIERSVQPCENYIASFAWHPTSQNRMVVVTPNRTMSDFTVFERISLAWSPVTSLMWACGRHLYECTEEGKASSLEKDIATKMRLRALSRYGLDTEQVWRNHLLAGNEDLQLKSLWYTLHFMKQYTEDMDQKLTGNKGPLVYAGIKSIVKSSLGTTENLRQSRSGADRQADIIQYLSEERSLALQLCGWIKKGTDLDVEPFLNSLEQEGDWERAAAVALFNLDIRRAIQILNKGASSGKGDLNLNVVAMALSGYTDEKNSLWREMCSTLRLQLNNPYLCAMFAFLTSESGSYDGVLYENNVAVRDRVAFACKFLNDAQLNRFIEKLTNEMKDAGNLEGILLTGLTKDGVDLMESYVDRTGDVQTASYCMLQGSPSDVLKDERVQYWIENYRNLLDAWRFWHKRAEFDIHRSKLDPSSKPLAQVFVSCNFCGKSISYSCSAIPHQGRGFSQYGVSGSPTKSKVTSCPGCRKPLPRCALCLINMGTPVSSCPGGSKSDEKVDLSKDKKLAQFNNWFTWCHNCRHGGHAGHMLSWFRDHTECPVSACSCKCMQLDTTGNLIPAETVQA, encoded by the exons ATGAGTGGCTCCAAGCCTGACATCCTCTGGGCCCCACACCACGTGGACAGGTTTGTCGTGTGCGATTCGGAGCTGAGCCTGTATCACATTGACTCTGCTGTCAGCTCCGAGCCCAAGGCGGGCTCCTTGCGCCTGTCTGAAGAGACCACAGCCACCCTCCTCTCAATCAACTCGGACACTCCCTACATGAAATGCGTGGCTTGGTATCCCAAGTATGATCCCGAGTGCCTCCTGGCCGTCGGGCAGGCCAACGGGAGAGTGGTGCTGACGAGCCTGGGTCAGGACCACAACTCCAAATGCAAGGATCTGATAGGCAAGGAGTTCGTTCCCAAGCACGCGCGGCAGTGCAACACCCTGGCCTGGAACCCCCTGGATAGCAACTGGCTCGCTGCAGGGCTGGATAAACACCGAGCTGATTTCTCAGTGTTGATCTGGGATATCAGCACCAAATATGCCCCGGAGACGGCGGTTGCCACGGAGAAAGTGAGGCTTtcagcaggagagcaggaagcTGGGCTGGTGGTGACCAAGCCCCTGTATGAATTAGGGCAGAACGATGCTTGTCTCTCTCTTTGCTGGCTGCCACGGGATCAGAAGCTGCTTTTAGCTGGAATGCATCGAAATCTGGCCATCTTTGATCTGAGGAACACCAgccaaaaaatatttgtgaacaCCAAGGCTGTCCAAGGGGTGACGGTTGATCCCTATTTCCACGACCGTGTAGCTTCCTTCTATGAAGGTCAGGTGGCCATATGGGATTTAAGAAAGTTTGAAAAGCCAGTTTTGACCTTGACAGAGCAACCAAAACCCTTAACAAAAGTCGCCTGGTGCCCAACAAGAACTGGACTGTTAGCTACTTTAACAAGGGATAGTAACATCATTAGGCTGTACGACATGCAGCACACTCCCACCCCCATTGGAGATGAAACTGAGCCCACAATAATTGAAAGAAGTGTCCAGCCATGTGAGAACTACATTGCTTCATTTGCTTGGCATCCCACGAGCCAAAACCGAATGGTGGTGGTGACTCCCAACAGGACTATGTCTGACTTCACTGTTTTTGAAAGAATTTCCCTGGCCTGGAGTCCAGTGACATCCTTAATGTGGGCTTGTGGACGACATCTCTATGAGTGtacagaagaaggaaaggcaaGTTCCTTGGAAAAAGACATAGCCACCAAAATGCGGCTCAGAGCTCTGTCAAGGTATGGTCTGGATACTGAACAAGTCTGGAGAAATCACCTCCTAGCTGGAAATGAAGATCTCCAGCTGAAATCGCTTTGGTACACTCTGCATT TTATGAAGCAGTATACTGAAGATATGGATCAAAAACTTACAGGAAACAAAGGTCCCTTAGTTTATGCTGGAATTAAATCAATTGTGAAGTCATCTTTGG GAACAACAGAGAACCTCAGGCAGAGCAGAAGTGGAGCTGATAGACAGGCAGATATTATCCAGTATCTGAGTGAGGAGAGATCCTTGGCTTTGCAGCTCTGTGGATGGATAAAAAAGGGAACAGACTTAGATGTGGAgccttttttaaattcattggagcaggagggagactgggagagagctgctgctgtagcACTTTTCAACTTGGACATACGGCGAGCAATACAAATTCTAAATAAAGGGGCTTCCTCAGGAAAAG GTGACCTGAACCTCAATGTAGTAGCAATGGCTCTGTCAGGCTATACAGATGAGAAGAACTCACTTTGGAGAGAAATGTGCAGTACCCTAAGGCTGCAATTGAACAATCCCTACTTGTGTGCTATGTTTGCTTTCCTGACAAGTGAGTCTGGCTCATACGATGGTGTTTTG taTGAAAATAACGTTGCCGTGCGAGACAGAGTGGCATTTGCTTGCAAGTTCCTCAATGATGCTCAA ctgAACAGGTTTATTGAGAAGCTGACAAATGAAATGAAGGATGCTGGGAATTTAGAGGGAATACTGTTAACAGGGTTGACAAAGGATGGAGTGGACTTGATGGAGAGTTATGTTGACAGGACTGGAGATGTCCAGACAGCAAGCTATTGTATGCTACAG GGTTCTCCATCAGATGTACTTAAGGATGAGAGGGTTCAATACTGGATTGAGAATTACAGGAATCTTCTAGATGCTTGGAGGTTTTGGCATAAACGTGCAGAATTCGATATCCATAGGAGTAAACTGGACCCCAGTTCAAAACCTTTGGCACAG gTGTTTGTGAGTTGCAACTTCTGTGGGAAATCAATCTCTTACAGCTGTTCAGCTATTCCTCATCAGGGACGAGGTTTCAGCCAATATGGAGTTAGTGGCTCACCAACCAAGTCAAAAGTTACCAGTTGTCCTGGCTGCCGTAAACCTCTTCCTCGCTGTGCACTTTGCTTGATAAATATGGGAACACCAGTTTCCAGTTGTCCAG GAGGATCCAAGTCAGATGAAAAAGTGGATCTTAGCAAAGACAAGAAGTTAGCCCAGTTCAACAACTGGTTTACTTGGTGTCACAACTGTAGACATGGTGGACATGCTGGGCATATGCTGAGCTGGTTCAG GGATCACACTGAGTGCCCGGTTTCTGCCTGCTCTTGTAAGTGTATGCAACTGGACACAACAGGGAATCTCATTCCAGCAGAGACTGTCCAGGCATGA
- the RPA3 gene encoding replication protein A 14 kDa subunit — MGDIHEVPRQRIATAHLAQNIGQPVCFVGRIEKIHPSGKLFVLSDGEGKHTTVELNEPLDEELSGVVEVVGRVTNQATIMCMSYVQFREDKSPFDLELYNEALKIIHEFPEYFPFGTGRNN; from the exons ATGGGGGACATCCATGAGGTGCCGCGGCAGCGCATCGCCACCGCCCACCTGGCGCAGAACATCGGGCAGCCCGTCTGCTTCGTGGGCCGCATCGAGAAG ATCCATCCTAGCGGGAAGCTCTTCGTGCTCTCGGATGGAGAAGGGAAACACACAACGGTGGAGCTGAACGAACCT CTAGATGAAGAGCTCTCAGGAGTTGTTGAAGTAGTGGGAAGAGTAACAAATCAGGCAACCATCATGTGCATGTCATATGTCCAGTTCAGAGAAGACAAAAGTCCATTTG ATCTGGAACTCTACAATGAAGCACTGAAAATTATTCATGAATTCCCTGAATACTTCCCATTCGGCACTGGGAGGAACAATTGA